The bacterium DNA window ATCGGCCCGCGGCGCGAAATCGGCATCCGCACGGTGTTCAACGTCCTGGGGCCCCTGACCAACCCGGCCGGCGCAGTCTGCCAGCTCCTGGGGGTTTACGACTCCGAGCTCACCGTGCGCCTGGCCGAGGTCCTGGCCAAGCTGGGCAGCCGCAAGGCCTATGTGGTCCATGGTCACGGCGGCCTGGACGAACTCTCCCTGAGCGGCCCCAGCCGGGTGGCCTGCCTGGAGAACGGGCGGGTGCGGCAGTTCAGCCTGGAGCCGTCCGGGCTGGGTCTCGCGCTCTGTCCGCCCGAGGCGATCCGGGGCGGCGAGGCCGGAGAGAACGCCCGGATCGTCCTGGAGGTGCTGGAGGGACAGGCAGGGCCGCGGCGGGAGGTGGTGCTGCTCAACGCCGCCGCCGCGATCAGCGCGTTCAACGAGGGAATGGACTTGCGAGATGGCCTGGAGCTGGCCGCGCGCTCGATTGACAGCGGCGCGGCGCGCGACAAGCTGGCCCTGCTTGTCCGCCTGAGCCAGACAGAACAGGAAAGCCCGAAATGAGTATCCTGGATGAAATAGTCGCCTACAAGCGGGCCGAGCTGGATGAGAGCATGACCCGCCGCCCGCTGAGCGAGATCAAGGCCGCCCTGGCCGACTGTCCGCCGGATGCGCCGGGACGGTTCGAGCGGGCGCTGCTGGCTGCCGCCTCCCCGGTAGCGCTGATCGCGGAGATCAAGAAAGCCAGCCCATCCAAGGGCCTAATCCGCGAGGATTTCCAGCCC harbors:
- the trpD gene encoding anthranilate phosphoribosyltransferase — translated: MILDALRLVVERRDLDSTTAETVMTEIMEGQAAPTQVAAFITALRMKGETTDEIAAFVKVMRAKVQPVVSKVHPVVLDTCGTGGDGSGTFNISTAVAFVAAGAGAPVAKHGNRSVSSRCGSADVLRQLGVNVEAAPETVARCLDEAGICFIFAPLFHPAMKHAIGPRREIGIRTVFNVLGPLTNPAGAVCQLLGVYDSELTVRLAEVLAKLGSRKAYVVHGHGGLDELSLSGPSRVACLENGRVRQFSLEPSGLGLALCPPEAIRGGEAGENARIVLEVLEGQAGPRREVVLLNAAAAISAFNEGMDLRDGLELAARSIDSGAARDKLALLVRLSQTEQESPK